A region from the Halobellus litoreus genome encodes:
- a CDS encoding 30S ribosomal protein S8e produces the protein MQDQGRSKRKRTGGRRRRSHKKTRHQLGRQPAETTVGEPRFQVIDSRGNNEKVRALSANTAQVAIDGEVAEATIENVVENPANVNYVRRNIITKGAVIETSEGRARVTSRPGQTGQVNAVLVDDE, from the coding sequence ATGCAGGACCAAGGACGTTCCAAGCGGAAGCGCACCGGCGGTCGACGCCGGCGCTCGCACAAGAAGACCCGACATCAGCTCGGTCGACAGCCCGCCGAGACCACCGTCGGCGAACCGCGGTTCCAGGTCATCGACTCCCGCGGCAACAACGAGAAGGTGCGCGCGCTCTCGGCGAACACCGCCCAGGTCGCTATCGACGGTGAGGTCGCCGAAGCGACGATCGAGAACGTGGTCGAGAACCCCGCGAACGTCAACTACGTCCGCCGGAACATCATCACGAAGGGTGCGGTCATCGAAACGAGCGAGGGGCGCGCCCGCGTGACGTCCCGCCCCGGTCAGACCGGCCAGGTCAACGCCGTCCTCGTCGACGACGAGTAA
- a CDS encoding DUF5813 family protein yields MSGSDAAERARRAADRHESLDARADDRYAVTTTAFDADVATGAADGHATFAVTARVPMLDAVTADRVAPVVEDGWFDTFALRLEDVDGVLRGSDDVDVAVERAGDEAVVRVELADLDAARGAADSVAVVEYVEGTYVEGVIPGYDYTEPVTNLLQQAADAAGGSRGGTPL; encoded by the coding sequence ATGAGCGGGAGTGACGCTGCCGAGCGCGCACGACGCGCCGCCGACCGCCACGAATCGCTCGACGCGAGAGCGGACGACCGCTACGCGGTCACGACGACGGCGTTCGACGCGGACGTCGCGACTGGCGCGGCCGACGGCCACGCGACGTTCGCAGTCACGGCTCGGGTCCCGATGCTCGACGCGGTCACGGCCGACCGGGTCGCGCCGGTCGTCGAGGACGGCTGGTTCGACACCTTCGCCCTCCGCTTGGAAGACGTCGACGGCGTGCTTCGCGGCAGCGACGACGTCGACGTCGCGGTCGAGCGGGCCGGAGACGAGGCTGTGGTCCGCGTCGAACTGGCCGACCTCGACGCGGCGCGGGGCGCCGCCGACTCCGTCGCGGTCGTCGAGTACGTCGAGGGCACGTACGTCGAGGGCGTCATCCCCGGCTACGACTACACCGAACCGGTGACGAACCTGCTCCAGCAGGCCGCCGACGCGGCGGGCGGGAGCCGAGGCGGGACGCCGCTCTGA
- a CDS encoding phosphate signaling complex PhoU family protein, whose product MVETRKVQVTGGSTFTVSIPKEWATENDVSAGSVVEFYPEGDSLFLAPTNGEERTEGSLDVTDLAGDELTRAVMTMYVSGFDIITLESSRITTDQRRTIRQATQSLVGLEVLEETRDTVVIRDLLDSAELSIHTAVRRMRLISLSMLADAVEALSELDDDMARDVIQRDDDVDRLWMVVSRIFRSTLRTPKAAEELGLPREVCFDYQSAARQLERVADHATKIAHLTLEFEKPIPEEVVDALDELHEEARRIIDDGMDALLADDSDEATRLANEAREGVQVIDERARKIDELLRDLDPARAQLLGLIVDSVSRSADYGGNIAETALQKAAPTP is encoded by the coding sequence ATGGTGGAAACGCGGAAAGTCCAGGTCACCGGGGGCTCGACGTTCACAGTCTCCATTCCGAAGGAGTGGGCGACCGAGAACGACGTCTCGGCCGGGAGCGTCGTCGAGTTCTATCCCGAGGGCGACTCGCTGTTTTTGGCGCCCACGAACGGTGAGGAGCGGACCGAGGGAAGTCTCGACGTGACAGACCTCGCGGGCGACGAACTCACGCGCGCGGTGATGACGATGTACGTCAGCGGCTTCGACATCATCACGCTGGAGAGTTCCCGGATCACGACCGACCAGCGGCGGACGATCCGACAGGCGACGCAGAGTCTCGTCGGGTTGGAGGTCCTAGAGGAGACCCGCGATACGGTGGTCATTCGAGACCTCCTCGATTCGGCGGAGCTGTCGATTCACACCGCCGTCCGACGGATGCGGCTCATCTCGCTGTCGATGCTCGCCGACGCCGTCGAGGCGCTCTCGGAACTCGACGACGACATGGCCCGTGACGTGATCCAGCGCGACGACGACGTCGACCGGCTGTGGATGGTCGTCTCGCGCATCTTCCGGTCGACGCTCCGAACCCCGAAGGCCGCCGAGGAACTCGGGTTACCCCGGGAAGTCTGCTTCGACTACCAGTCCGCCGCGCGCCAACTCGAACGCGTCGCCGACCACGCGACGAAGATCGCCCACCTCACTCTGGAGTTCGAGAAACCGATCCCCGAGGAGGTCGTCGACGCGCTCGACGAACTGCACGAGGAGGCCCGGCGGATCATCGACGACGGGATGGACGCCCTGCTCGCGGACGACAGCGACGAGGCCACCCGCCTGGCGAACGAGGCCCGCGAGGGCGTGCAGGTGATCGACGAGCGCGCCCGGAAGATCGACGAACTACTTCGCGACCTCGACCCCGCACGCGCGCAGCTCCTCGGACTCATCGTCGATTCGGTGTCGCGGAGCGCCGACTACGGGGGCAACATCGCCGAGACGGCGCTGCAGAAGGCCGCGCCGACGCCGTAA